A genomic region of Brevibacillus sp. JNUCC-41 contains the following coding sequences:
- the qoxD gene encoding cytochrome aa3 quinol oxidase subunit IV, translating into MKELFPRGQVMGFAFSLVLTLVALSVIVFDLSLKMAVIILLVTAFMQAALQFVMFMHAGESEDKASIYTNVYYGLFVALVTIFGTLLTMVWGYQ; encoded by the coding sequence ATGAAAGAATTATTCCCACGGGGCCAAGTTATGGGATTTGCCTTTTCGCTAGTCCTGACTTTGGTCGCACTATCAGTTATTGTGTTTGATCTCTCGCTTAAAATGGCTGTGATCATCCTACTTGTTACAGCTTTCATGCAAGCTGCACTTCAATTTGTTATGTTCATGCATGCAGGAGAGTCTGAAGATAAAGCTTCGATTTACACAAACGTTTATTACGGATTGTTCGTTGCATTGGTTACAATTTTCGGTACATTGCTAACAATGGTTTGGGGATATCAATAA
- a CDS encoding YfmQ family protein, which yields MKLTLPVLILTIILSLLKLLVTCLPTDAVNWIINKFKIHSEISDENAIVTFDGKRLEGEEKIQVINYFNNARFLKKNHIFPGNEQLFLHPENSGIPLVIDTKRSKKDVRLFVYIYNDHVDVVKQYKKKVISYSLLSDNLQERSVPLISKLV from the coding sequence ATGAAATTGACATTGCCGGTCTTGATTTTGACCATTATCTTAAGTTTGTTAAAATTATTGGTTACCTGCCTTCCAACTGATGCAGTTAATTGGATTATCAACAAATTTAAAATACACTCAGAAATTAGTGACGAGAATGCGATCGTAACCTTTGACGGAAAACGTTTGGAAGGTGAAGAAAAAATTCAAGTCATTAATTATTTTAATAACGCTAGATTTTTGAAAAAAAATCATATATTCCCGGGTAACGAGCAATTGTTTTTACATCCAGAGAACAGTGGGATTCCATTGGTCATTGATACTAAAAGAAGCAAAAAGGATGTTAGGTTATTTGTATACATTTACAATGACCACGTCGATGTAGTTAAACAGTACAAGAAGAAAGTCATTTCTTATAGTCTGCTTTCAGATAACCTTCAAGAGCGTTCCGTGCCATTAATAAGTAAATTAGTTTAA
- a CDS encoding BA3454 family stress response protein, with product MVKVTVTVDFQGKSYQTNVLTKPDTDHEVILQQALHQVEKQWKA from the coding sequence ATGGTAAAAGTTACGGTAACGGTTGATTTTCAAGGAAAGTCTTATCAAACTAACGTCCTTACTAAACCGGATACAGATCATGAAGTAATTTTACAACAAGCGCTTCATCAAGTTGAAAAACAATGGAAAGCATAA
- a CDS encoding EamA family transporter, which produces MKEEITSMWIFAALITSLCFGINNSIFKWSSGKGYSKVHIQFFFYFSAFILAISYGVSVDGLQFNWLSIMLGGAIGVLNANGNIQMASAFEKGPASLTSPLIAANAIFPILCAALIFHEHISTLQWTGIVCMFLATLVIQYTPNAKGNHQYVPWMMHTLLSILSFGVLGILMTTSTRLHLNSLDILVSMYGGGTLYLLSALAFKKEKIKLKEVKIGSLVGLLSTIGYGCYFFALNTGIASIIFPVVSLNCLVVVFAGCYLFKEKLKNYQVAGVLAALIGIILTKI; this is translated from the coding sequence ATGAAGGAAGAGATTACGTCAATGTGGATTTTTGCAGCCCTCATCACGAGTTTATGTTTTGGAATCAATAACAGCATTTTTAAATGGAGTAGCGGAAAGGGTTACTCAAAAGTACATATCCAATTTTTCTTTTATTTTTCAGCTTTTATTTTGGCCATATCTTATGGAGTATCTGTGGATGGTTTACAGTTTAACTGGCTGTCCATCATGCTTGGTGGAGCCATTGGGGTACTGAACGCTAATGGTAATATCCAGATGGCAAGCGCCTTTGAAAAAGGACCGGCAAGCTTGACATCTCCTTTAATCGCAGCGAATGCAATATTCCCCATTCTCTGTGCAGCTTTAATTTTTCACGAACATATTTCTACTTTGCAGTGGACTGGAATCGTCTGCATGTTTCTCGCTACATTAGTCATTCAGTATACACCTAATGCTAAAGGCAACCATCAATATGTCCCTTGGATGATGCACACATTATTATCCATTTTATCTTTTGGTGTGCTAGGCATTCTTATGACGACATCAACACGTCTTCATTTAAATTCCCTTGATATCCTGGTATCAATGTATGGAGGGGGAACTCTTTATCTTCTTTCGGCTCTGGCCTTTAAAAAGGAAAAAATCAAGCTAAAGGAAGTCAAAATCGGTTCCTTGGTAGGCCTTTTAAGCACTATAGGCTATGGATGTTATTTCTTTGCGTTGAACACTGGCATCGCAAGCATCATCTTCCCTGTCGTCAGCCTGAACTGTTTAGTTGTCGTTTTCGCAGGATGTTATTTATTCAAGGAAAAACTAAAAAACTATCAAGTTGCCGGCGTACTTGCAGCATTAATCGGCATTATCTTGACTAAAATATGA
- the queF gene encoding preQ(1) synthase, producing the protein MSGRKEEELKKDITLLGNQGTKYTFDYAPEILESFDNKHPNRDYFVKFNCPEFTSLCPITGQPDFATIYISYIPSVKMVESKSLKLYLFSFRNHGDFHEDCMNIIMNDLIELMDPKYIEVWGKFTPRGGISIDPYTNYGKPGTKYEEMADYRLMNHDLYPETVDNR; encoded by the coding sequence ATGTCTGGAAGAAAAGAAGAAGAGTTAAAAAAAGATATCACACTGCTTGGGAATCAAGGAACAAAATATACATTCGACTATGCGCCTGAAATCCTTGAGTCATTCGATAACAAACATCCGAACCGGGATTATTTCGTCAAATTCAATTGCCCGGAATTCACTAGCTTATGTCCGATAACGGGCCAGCCGGACTTTGCGACCATTTACATCAGCTATATTCCAAGTGTAAAAATGGTGGAAAGCAAATCATTGAAACTTTATTTATTCAGCTTCCGCAATCACGGTGATTTCCATGAAGACTGCATGAACATCATCATGAATGATTTAATCGAATTGATGGATCCTAAATATATTGAAGTCTGGGGCAAGTTTACTCCTAGGGGCGGAATTTCCATCGACCCTTACACGAATTATGGGAAACCAGGTACGAAGTATGAGGAAATGGCGGATTACCGCTTGATGAACCATGACTTATATCCTGAAACCGTGGATAATCGCTAA
- a CDS encoding aspartate kinase: MKVAKFGGSSLASGEQLRKVFEIVVSDPERKIVVVSAPGKRNSDDIKVTDLLIEAAEQQLRGDNGEHLIEDVVSRYASIAEELDISESVVTGIRENLMALLHADQTNPKRYLDTLKASGEDNNAKLVAGYFQSLGVEAQYINPKKAGLIVTDEGGFTKVLPESYDRLYALRDEPGIVVFPGFFGYTLDGDVLTFSRSGSDITGSILANGVKADLYENFTDVDAVYAVNPNVVSNPKGIRELTYREMRELSYAGFSVFHDEALIPAFRAGIPVHIQNTNNPSAQGTRIVSTRDNTNGPVIGIASDKGFCSIYISKYLMNREVGFGRKLLHILEDYGVSYEHIPSGIDDVTLILRQDQMKGEAEKKIISRIKKELHADEVNVEHDLALIMVVGEGMRHNVGTTARASKALAEAKVNIEMINQGSSEVSMMFGVKGHNEETAIQALYHEFF; encoded by the coding sequence ATGAAAGTTGCAAAGTTTGGTGGGAGTTCACTTGCGTCAGGTGAACAGTTGAGAAAGGTATTCGAAATTGTTGTTTCTGATCCAGAGAGGAAGATTGTAGTCGTTTCGGCTCCAGGGAAACGCAATTCCGATGATATAAAGGTGACGGATTTATTGATTGAAGCTGCGGAACAGCAGCTGCGCGGGGATAACGGAGAGCATTTGATAGAAGATGTCGTATCCCGCTATGCGAGCATTGCTGAAGAACTGGATATATCCGAGAGTGTCGTCACTGGGATCCGCGAAAATTTAATGGCGCTGTTGCATGCAGACCAAACTAACCCGAAGCGCTATTTGGATACTTTGAAGGCCAGTGGCGAGGATAATAATGCAAAGCTGGTCGCAGGTTATTTCCAAAGCCTTGGAGTTGAGGCGCAGTATATAAATCCGAAGAAGGCTGGCTTGATCGTAACGGATGAAGGTGGATTTACCAAGGTGCTGCCAGAATCTTATGATCGGTTATATGCTCTGCGTGATGAGCCTGGAATCGTAGTATTCCCAGGGTTCTTCGGTTATACGTTAGATGGTGATGTTTTAACCTTCTCAAGAAGCGGTTCCGATATTACGGGTTCGATTCTTGCGAATGGGGTCAAAGCTGATTTGTATGAGAACTTTACGGACGTGGATGCCGTTTATGCGGTGAATCCAAATGTGGTTTCCAATCCAAAGGGAATCCGGGAATTAACTTATCGTGAAATGCGTGAGCTTTCTTATGCAGGTTTCTCGGTATTTCATGATGAGGCGCTGATTCCAGCATTCCGAGCGGGAATACCTGTCCATATCCAAAATACGAACAATCCGTCGGCACAAGGGACCCGCATTGTAAGTACACGGGATAATACGAACGGGCCGGTTATAGGCATTGCAAGTGATAAAGGATTTTGCAGCATTTACATTAGCAAATATTTGATGAACAGGGAAGTTGGTTTTGGCCGGAAACTGCTGCACATCCTCGAAGATTATGGAGTTTCATATGAACATATTCCATCAGGCATCGATGATGTGACGCTTATTCTAAGACAGGACCAGATGAAGGGTGAAGCCGAGAAGAAAATCATTTCACGAATCAAGAAAGAGCTTCATGCTGATGAAGTGAATGTGGAGCATGATCTTGCCTTGATCATGGTTGTAGGGGAAGGAATGCGCCATAATGTCGGTACAACGGCAAGAGCGTCAAAAGCCTTGGCCGAAGCGAAGGTGAATATTGAGATGATCAATCAAGGCTCTTCGGAGGTAAGCATGATGTTCGGTGTGAAAGGGCATAACGAAGAGACGGCAATTCAGGCATTATATCACGAGTTCTTTTGA
- a CDS encoding nitroreductase family protein — translation MKLEDIIKERRSIKRFKDIPVPIDTIQSLLETATWAPNHKMTQPWRFVVVHGDSRLKLAEATSAFMSGKEKDPEKKKAAGQRGYNKLIGVPMFVAVIMEENPNPMTREEDYAATSALIQNFSLLAWEQGIGMIWETYGMIHSMEFREALGVKPGEKIVGSLHVGYPDMIPTPRPRKEIDQILTILD, via the coding sequence ATGAAACTAGAAGATATCATTAAAGAGCGGCGCAGCATCAAACGATTTAAGGACATTCCTGTTCCTATTGATACCATCCAATCATTATTGGAAACTGCGACATGGGCACCGAACCATAAAATGACCCAACCATGGCGCTTCGTCGTGGTGCATGGTGATAGCCGTTTAAAACTCGCGGAAGCAACCAGTGCATTCATGTCAGGCAAAGAGAAGGACCCTGAAAAGAAAAAAGCCGCCGGACAGCGAGGATATAATAAACTTATAGGTGTACCGATGTTTGTCGCGGTGATCATGGAAGAGAATCCGAATCCCATGACACGTGAAGAAGATTATGCGGCCACAAGTGCCTTGATCCAGAATTTCAGTCTGCTTGCCTGGGAACAAGGAATCGGGATGATATGGGAAACATACGGCATGATACACAGCATGGAGTTTCGTGAAGCATTAGGCGTGAAACCAGGAGAGAAGATCGTCGGCAGCCTTCACGTCGGCTATCCCGATATGATCCCCACTCCACGTCCAAGGAAAGAGATCGATCAAATACTGACCATCTTGGACTAA